Below is a window of Methylosinus sp. PW1 DNA.
CTTCTTCCAGGGTCTTGTTGAAATATTTACGCAGAACGATGACCACGAACTCCTGGGTCGTGTAGTCGTCGTTGAGCAACAAGACGCGATACATATTGGGCCGCCGCGTCTGCGTCCGCGTGCGGGTGATCAGCGCCGTTCCCGACCCCGGCCCACTGTCGCCGCCTTTGCGAGGCTCTTTCCCGCCCGCGTGGGG
It encodes the following:
- the clpS gene encoding ATP-dependent Clp protease adapter ClpS translates to MDADGAPPHAGGKEPRKGGDSGPGSGTALITRTRTQTRRPNMYRVLLLNDDYTTQEFVVIVLRKYFNKTLEEATRIMLHVHNHGVGECGVYTYEVAETKVTQVMDYARKHQHPLQCIMEKK